Below is a window of Humulus lupulus chromosome 2, drHumLupu1.1, whole genome shotgun sequence DNA.
attttcatgaaaaaatcgatgttgcttgATGGTGGTTGGATGGaggttcgatggtgttcgatgcgattcttgcaagatacgtaatttttcactcgagcgtccgtttggggtgatttctttttttgattttgggtattttttcaagatctacacgtttgagatatgtatatacacatttgggaaatgtaaatcttgaaaaaaatgacaaatgcaaaacatacctcatgttcaagatatattttggtatgttttcaagttctaaactttgaaatgtgtatgtgaacatcttaAACgagtagatctcaaaaaaatacccaaaataaaaaaaaaatcaccccaaaaggacacccgagtgaaaaattacgtcttTTACAAGAACTGCATCgaactaccatcgaaccaccatcgagcaaccatcgaaccaccatcgagcaacgtcaattttttcatgaaaatcttgattgtgaaggccccatcgagcaacaatcgagcaaagtcaattttctacatatttcagaATTTCATAtatgaaaaataactcaaaaatcatgcccaactcgatggttgcttgatggtgttcgatgctacctcgatggggccttcaaaatcaagatttttatgaaaaaatcgacgttgctcgatggtggttcgatgcaattcttgtaagtgacataatttttcactcgagtgttcttttggggtgattttttttttggtattttttttagatctactcGTTTAAGATGTTCACagacacattttcaaagtttagaacttgaaaacataccaaaacatatcttgaccatgaggtatgttttgcatttgtcatttttttcaagatttatattttccaaatgtgtatatacacatttcaaATGTGTATATGCACATTtcaaatgtgtagatcttgaaaaaatacccaaaataaaaaaaatcacccaaacggacacccgagtgaaaaattacatatcttgcaagaatcgcatcgaacaccatcaaaccaccatctagcaacatcgattttttcatgaaaatcttgattttgaaggccccatcgagctggcatcgagcaccatcaaacCATAtcaattttctgcagatttcaaaatttcagatctgaaaaaaatcacaaaaaaaaatacaaaaaacatgcccagatctgttcgaaatgtagtATATTAGTGTCTTAAATGATAATACTTGCCGTTACATtaaattctattatatttttaccttacccatggattttttttctatagagagggagttgagagaaatgggttgagggagagagagggaagataGAAGATAGAAGAGGAAGTAGATGGAAAAATTATGAAAGATGTATTTTGGGTATGATCAAAAGAATTGacatttttttgaaatgatttaaatgcctagcatttttttgacTTAGAACTcatcattaagcataaaaactcaaattacAACACTCCAtcaagcataaaaactcaaactTCCCTTTTATATATTTAACTTCAATAATATATCAAGGTGTTTTTATtagtataaaaataatatttcaacGTTAAGAATAATGAACTTTGTTCAAATTTGATGGCTTTGTTTGGAcacaaattatttaaataataaaaattgtcATAAAGTCTTAAGACAGTGTACAAACTTACTAACTACCTACAATAAAGTATGCATGAAATTATTCAATTCATATTAATGTGTGAGTCACAGATTTGAActgtgttttttctttctttcataaCTAGAATTGCTTAgtcttaattaaatattaattttaattgaacaattaatGAATACATTATCCTTACACATTACCCTTTGCTTGGATCCATagtcatttttaaaaaaatataataaataagccAGATAATTAAGATCTGATGACATTACAAGAATATAATATTTGAATGGGTGTTATCAGATAttctaatttaattttatattgtaatgtgtatataatatggtTGATATTGctaccaaaaaaataataattcacacGATCATAAAACTTCTTAGATGGGATCCATTACTATAgaattttgtattgtaaatatctGACAATTGAAAAAACATATATTCTTTTTTATAACTTTATGATATCTTTTGTgatcttatattttttttttatatttatatatttgtctgATGCCATTGTAGACTTACTCTCACATGTGGGTAAATacttaatttaaatataattattaatttatatcTGATTATAAAGTATAATATCATAATTGTTCTTagattttctttatattttaccAACTAATTTTGACCAATTATTGACTAGATTATAACttgaaataatttttaaaatacgAAGTTTGTCATAATTgtattttattttgcaaaaaatacaaacaaaaaaaatgtagttttatttgttttattttcgaATGAAAAAGCTACTGAAATGAGATATATTGAGATGAGTAGCTAAGAAATATCATATTATACCCATTTTGGTACAGGACCACACCATTGCTGTTTCACATTGAATAtctcttttctttttcatctttcttttttttttgaggAGATTCTTTTTCATCTTTCGCTTTCtagtctttttctttttaaataattaaagtaaaaaatatttttgtggCTATAATAAATATGATGTAATTACGAGTAATCCTCCTCCGAACTTAATTACATAACTAAAATCACCCTATACCGTAACTGTACGTAACACGGCACTGTCCGTACAAAAAACCACGGATGCATCTCCGCCGTCCACTTCTGGGGTCCACACGATTCTGATCCGCCACGTGTCTTAATCACCTGACAATGTCTCGGTCAACACTTAAAAGCTAAGTCCAATTCTATTTACttacaaaaattatttaataataaatctaattatcattaaataatatgtttatgtttaataaTTATTGCTAATTATCATTAAACAATAGGTTTATGTTTAATAATTGTTGCAAAAGGGGGTGGTACTATAATTTTGAAATAAAGAAGGGCGTTAAATGTAAAtttaaaaaattggaaaaaaaacgATTCAGTTttgttgagggagagagagaaatataaatataataaatcaattttcGGTGGACAGAGGAAGATAATCAGATACAGAAACGGAGATCCGAAGccgattgaagaagaagaagaagaagaagaagagagatgACGATGCATCTGATGAATGCGATGATTGCGACTCGGTATCTGACTCGCGACTCGGTAATGGTAGCTGAGGCTATAGAGTTTGGATCGATATGGTGGTTGGTCTACGCTGGGATATCATGCTTTTTGGTCCTCTTCGCCGGAATAATGTCCGGTTTAACCCTAGGGCTTATGTCTCTTGGCCTCGTAGAACTCGAGATTCTACAGCGGAGTGGTACTCCCTCCGAGAAGAAACAAGCTGGTAAATTTTCCTGGACATTTCTATCTGATTATTAATTCACAATCGTATCTAATTTTGTGTGTATTTGTTCTTAGCTTGTATTCTTCCCGTTGTTCAGAAGCAGCACCAGCTTCTTGTTACTTTGCTTTTGTGTAATGCGGCCTCCATGGAGGTAAGTTTTTTTTCGATTGgcatttggaatttgatgtgATTTTATGCATAGATTATATATTTATCGAGTATTCACAATCCAGATTGATGTTTTGATATGGTGATTCACAAATTTGCAGGCCCTTCCAATTTACTTGGATAAAATGTTCAATCAGTATGTGGCTATAATTCTCTCTGTGACTTTTGTTCTATTTTTTGGAgaggtattttatttttgttccatTAACTTTCATGCTTGGTTTAACAGTAAAGTGTCAATATTTTTGTTGGCTTATTATGATGGAAACTTGATATTCGTTTTTCTAAATCAGGTTATCCCACAAGCTATATGCACTAGATATGGACTTGCAGTAGGTTCCAACTTTGTTTGGCTTGTTCGGATTTTGATGATAATTTGCTACCCAATTTCATACCCAATTGGAAAGGTACAATCTCCAATGGAAAGTTGATGTTTAAACATTTAAATGTGAACTTGGAATTTGCATTTATCAACCCTCTAATCTATACTATTTTAAACTGGTGTTTTAGTCATTgaatttaagtattttttcagtggttaaaaataaatcataaatgtAAAGCAAAACTGGGGAATCTGGTTGCAAAACGATGGATTCTTAATGATATCAGATTATAAGGGATTTATATCTATTTTTTGACTTGAGATATACACAATGCAGATTTTGGATTGGGTATTAGGACATAATGAAGCTTTATTTAGGCGAGCTCAGTTAAAAGTCCTTGTCTCCATCCACAGCCAAGAGGTAAAGTAAAGCTGTTGAGGATAATTAATATGCTCTTTAACTTAAGGAATAGCTTTACAAGTTGAAAATACGAATTATTGCTATCATCTACCACAGATATATCTTGGCATTAGTTCTGATTTCCTTATCTTGTCATAATAGGCCGGCAAGGGTGGCGAGCTTACACATGACGAGACAACAATTATAAGTGGGGCACTAGATTTAACTGAGAAGGTAAGGTCTTAACAGAAATATCATTATTCCTTACATTCATTTCCTTCTAATTTGCATGTATGCCAGTGATAGTATTATATCCAACTATTATATGAGGTGGACGTAAATCCTGATGAATATGAAAGTTTATTTTACTTCTtctacttctctctctctctgagtCTTTAGAACTATACCAAAGAGGctaaaacttattttttttaattgtaatttcaTTTTGAAGtatagctatttgaaactctgtgCTCATGCtaaatctttctctctctcgagcTCGCTTATTCCATATTCTGTTTTAAAGTTGTTTGGATTTTTTACTTTACTCCCCAGTCATCTTATCTTTTGGTTTAAAGAGCATTCTGAAACTTTTCTTGTCATTATAGTTTCATTTTGATGTATAATGATTTCACTCTTTATGCTCATACTGAAATTGTAACTTGAATATGATAGTAAGCTTGCAATAATGTGTCATGATTAGAAAATCAGCATCTTACTttctttctattattaattttttttaaatcttaaaaaacaGACAGCTGAGGAGGCTATGACACCCATTGAATCAACGTTTTCCTTAGATGTCAATTCAAAGTTGGACTGGTGAGTTTTGGTCATGAATTCATTGTTCTTTCTTTCTGTCAATTGGATTTTACTGGTTTTCACAATTTTTGTTTACATGCTGTTTTTAGCTGATTTTCAAAGATTCAGTCACTCGACCTTagaaactatttttttataaaagaagaaaatatagaaagttttgttgttgttgttgtagtgATAGATTGTGTTAAAAGAAGGATATTTTAGCTGTGATATCAGTCCTAGGCTCCTAGCCTATCATCTTAGGAACACTATCCCAATTAGTTGCTGGCTTGTCAATAGTTCTGTCACCTTTTTACACAAAGTTTCACTGAGGATAGTTtgtacattttatttttattttcgcaTACAGTGCTCTAGCATATCATAATGGCGTGACCCATGTTTTACTGAAACATGGCTTATGCTGCAATTGAAATGTTAGGAATGTTTGAATCACATGACAGCTCAATGTGTTTTCTCGTCGTAGAGTTATTTTCTGTTTTCTTAGCAGAATTTTGTTGcagaaaaaaattgtattttcttACTGTATTTCTCATTTTTCTCCTCCTTTTATTCAATAACACAGGGAGGCTATGGGAAAAGTTCTTGCTCGGGGGCATAGTCGAGTTCCTGTCTATTCTGGGAATCCGAAGAATGTTATTGGACTGCTTCTGGTGGGTGCTAGAATAGTAGAATGTGAATGTTTAGAAGATGTTTGTATACTAGATGCATTTTAAATTTGACTTATAAGGAACTAACAGCGGGCAACAT
It encodes the following:
- the LOC133819274 gene encoding DUF21 domain-containing protein At4g14240-like; its protein translation is MTMHLMNAMIATRYLTRDSVMVAEAIEFGSIWWLVYAGISCFLVLFAGIMSGLTLGLMSLGLVELEILQRSGTPSEKKQAACILPVVQKQHQLLVTLLLCNAASMEALPIYLDKMFNQYVAIILSVTFVLFFGEVIPQAICTRYGLAVGSNFVWLVRILMIICYPISYPIGKILDWVLGHNEALFRRAQLKVLVSIHSQEAGKGGELTHDETTIISGALDLTEKTAEEAMTPIESTFSLDVNSKLDWEAMGKVLARGHSRVPVYSGNPKNVIGLLLVKSLLTVRPETETPVSAVSIRRIPRVPADMPLYDILNEFQKGSSHMAAVVKTKGKSKLPTIDGEKDDDSKFTSGESKLATPLLLKHDGKSDNFVVEIDKTSRPNSVNKESSFRNDTTSDIEDGEVIGIITLEDVFEELLQEEIVDETDEFVDVHKRIRVAAAAAASSMARAPSIRRLTGNKGPGGQGQGQAKQGQTPKRSSEDVLNAAKLQGASSEPLLGSSTR